GGCAACTCAATTACGTTGCCTTCTTCGTCAACTACCCCATATCGCATGGCCGGATAGATGTAGCGGTCGGGATTATCGGCCAGCAGGCGCCAGAGGAAGCCATCTTTTTTGAAAATTGCAGGGCATTTTTTCTCGGCAGCATCAAAAAGGAATGGGATAATGGTATTCTTGCTGATGTATTCGGTAATGTCTTCTTTGGTATAGTAAGCCCCCATTTGTTTTTGGTTGATATACTTCTCGAAAATATAGCCAACCACATCCGGGTTGATCTCGTTATCGGCACGCAGGGGCCGCTCATCCAGGTGCCAGGAATATTGGTCGAAAAAGTCGAAGAGTTTCTCAAATGCCTTGTCCGGAATATCGATACTGGAGTTTCGCTCTTCAATCTGGTGAACCTCGAAAAAACCGCCATCGAGGAAGGGAACCTTGCCCAGGAGTTTTTCGAGATCAGCGTCAATTTTGCGGTCTTCAGGGGACTTGCCCAAACCTTCGTGGAAGAGGCGCAACAGGAAATAGCGGTAAAATGACTGGAACTTGTCCTTGCCTTTGGCCTCTTGGACCATCTGAAGACGATTACGCAAGTAGTCGATATCGCCATCGAGAAAGCCCTTCTTCTGGATGAAATAGACGAACATAAGGCGGTTGAGCATGAGGGACGTGTACCACTGGAGGTCAGCATCTTCTTTAATGCCCTTGATGAGTTTGAGGAAAGCGGTGTGCTCGGCCTTGAAGCGATCATAAAATCTTTTGGTAATCCTGTCTACGTCGAAGGCGGCCCGGGCTCGGCCAGCCACATCCACAATGGTGATATTTTCCTCCTCGTCAAGGCTGATGGCGATCTGTTCGAGCCGCTGGATGAGCCGGTCACCGGATTGATGCACATCGAAGTGGTGGTCCCGGCTGGACATGGGTTTTCCGGGCTCACGGCGGACCCACTGCCAGACCTGCCTGCCAGAAGGCTGGTCGGCATAGATCACGAAATGTTCGCGAACGGATTTGGTGATCTGGTGATCAATCTTGAGGCGTGTAGACCGGTCGGGAATGGAATCGCAGATAAAAGCCACAAAGCCTCGTTTCTGGGCGATAGTGGCCAGGCGGATGCTGCTGCCATCTACGGGGATATCGATCTGGCTTTGGTAATTATCCCAGCCCAGATGCTCGCGGAAGAGTGTGTTGAAGTCGAAGGACTTGAGACATTCCCTCACTTGGGCAAAATCTATCTTCATAGTTTAGTTCTCTCCATCAGGTTTAGCCAAGCCCATCGAACAGATGACCTGCGGTTCGGTCGACTCTTCATCTTCTGAAACCCGGCACAGGCGACCATCCTGGCGGAGTGAAATCACCAGTTCGGCCAGTGCCTCATTGGTGATACCGCTCTTGAGTTGTCGGTTTAGTATGTCGATGGCTGATTGGAGCAACGGGTACTTATAAATGTCTTCAATGGCTTTCATCAGTTCGGGCATGGCAGAAAAAAGTATGCCCTTGCAGTTGTCCGTATAGGTTTTGAGCCGCTCGTAGGTGCGAAACCTCGCGCCGGATGGCCGACCAAGCTGACCGCCCACGGATTTCCCTGTCTCGATGATCAGTTTCACGCCCTGGGCGACCATAGCATGGTGCTGCTCATGGCGGGGCAGTGCTGGTGTATCCGGCAGGCATTCGGCTGCTTTCAGAATGGCGAACTGTGATTCGGTGACACTCCTGCCTGCCTTGTCAATCCATGCCAGAGCGTCATGGCCTGTTGTGGTTCGCAGATAAACCAGCGTTCCTTCCGGCTGGTCATGAGTAGGCTGGTAAGGCCGGGTGGAGTAGACCACATTCGGCAAAGCCGTGATGACCTTTTCCAGTTTCGGGTCCTGATCAATGGCGTTCTTCCATATCTGGTAGGCATAGGAGGCCAGGTCCACTTCAGTATCATCATCGCCGTCCAGAATGCCGGACTTTTCATTGTAGATATCGATTAACGGGAGGTCATCCTTTTCATCATCGAAAAACGCCTCGTCTGTACCGACAACCTCGGCGTTCTCCCGCAGGCGCTGACGTACGCGGCTGCGAAGGCGAATAATGCGCTCAACTCCATCAGCAGGCAGAAAGGAATAGCAGAGGATGCTGTCAGCCTTTTGCCCGATACGGTCTACGCGGCCAGCGCGCTGGATCAGGCGGATAATAGCCCAGGGCAGATCGTAATTGACAATGATGGCGCAATCCTGGAGGTTCTGTCCTTCGCTCAAAACGTCGGTCGCCAGCACGATGCGAAGTTCATCGCTGGCCGAGACCTTATCGCGCTTATTGTTGCTAACGGGGCTAAACCGGCAGGCGATGGCCGTGGGGTCAGCGCTATCGCCCGTGACACCCGCAACTGCGGCAATTCCACGGCCTTTGAGCTGGCTCTCGAGGTAATTCACTGTGTCAGCGAATTGGGTGAAGATAAGAACCTTATCTTGTGGATGTTGCTTTGCCAGCAGGTTTATAAGCGCATGGAGTTTCTCATCCCGGTCAGGGTCCCACGGCCCGGCTAAAGTCAAAACGCTCATCAGTGCATTGGCATCATTGCGGAGATCCTTAGCCAATGCATTGCCAAAGAGATCTGCCCGCAGCCACTTGAAACGCCTCCGGAAATGCGATGCATACATATTGTAAACCCCGGCGGCACGCCGGGCAAAGTCATCCTCGGTGAGCGCTTGGCCGACCTGGCGGATCGGGTCACTTGTGCTGTCGTCATCCTCATCGCCAGCCGGATTCCACAAATCACTGTCTTCATCAGTGGCCCAAGTGTCGAGAAGCCCGATGTCCTGAGTACCGATAGGCAGCAGCAGGTCATTCTCGATGGCATGCAGGAAGATGTAGTTACGGAGAATATGCCGTTCCAAAGACAGAATGAAGGCATGGCCGCTGCTCTCCAGCCGTTTGAAAAGGTTGGTGCGGCAGAATCCTTTGAGGTGTGAACCAGCCCGTGAAAGGTCAGCCAGTATTTTAGCTTCATCCGGTGCTGGCGGTTTGTGGGGAGTAGGTTTCTGGTAATTGCCCAAACCGTACCGGGGCAAAGCGAGATGGTTGACTGTATTTACTACATTATCTGCAAAAAGGCGGGCGTACTGATCTTTTTTATCTCCTGGATTGATCACGAACTTGACAGTTTTAGGGACACGGGTCGGGAAATATGATCTGGTGCCGTCGATGAATTCGAGACACTTGCGATTGCAGGCCGGATCGAGTTTTGCGTAGTTTCCCTGGATAAAGCTGCGGGTGCGGCGTACGAGGTATAACCTCATCAGGTCACGCCAGTCATCGGCATACTCGCTCTTCTCGAATGCTGCCAGTGACCTCACGGGACACTGGTGGCGACGGATAAACTCCGTCTCTCCAAGTTCACGAAGCAACCGCTCAGGCCGAACACCGATGTCCTCCTGCTCGTCGATAAAGAGGCGGAGCTGATTCGAGAGGTCGATATACGTCTTATTGTAGGGCGTGGCGGACAGCAATATCACCCGGCTGTCATTAGAGCTGATGTAATCCGCAATAAAGCGGTATCGTTTGCCTTCGCGATTGCGGAGGTTATGGCTCTCGTCAATGAGTACAAGCCGGTAACGGGGCAGATCGGGCAACTCCCGTTGAACATTGGTAATCGATAATACCTTGGCACGAAGTCGATACTGCTGACGGTAATCCTCCCACATCGAAACAAGGTTTTTGGGACAGATGATCAATGTCTCCACTCCGTGGTCATCCTCGAAGATGCGGGCGAGCGCGGTAGCCATTAATGTTTTCCCAAGCCCCACAACATCGCCGATCATGACACCCCCACGTTTATTCAGGTGATGGGCGGCGATCTTCACCGCAGCCTTCTGGAACTCGAACAGGGTATCGCCAAAGTCACTGGGGATGCGGAATTCAGTCAGTCCGGCGCGTGCCTCCTGGGAAAGGTGATAGGCCATTTTCACATAGATATGATATGGCGGGATCGGCTCCGGACGCGCCCAACTGCTATTGATGATCTCGACGAGTTCCTTTGAAATGTCCAGGCAAAACCGGTCATTCCATCGCTTCTCGAACCACTGGGCAAGCTTATCGCAGGCGTCATGGTCGAGCACGTCTATGTTAAGCTCACCCTGCTTGCATAAGCCCGCAAGGGTAAGATTGCTGCTGCCCAGATAGCCGATTTTGGGGTTGATGGGATCTTGTCGAAAGAGCAGGTATAATTTGGCGTGAAGAGGGTACCGCAGGAACAGCTTGACCACCAGTTTGTTAGCAGTAATCTGGTTAGCCAGCCGGCGGAGCCCTGCTTCATCCTCGTTGGTCGGAATGCCGATCATGAGCTGATCTCGGAAATCCTGGGCGAGTCTTCTCTTCAGTACAAGAGCTGTACCTTGATCGATCTGATCCTGGCCTGGCAGTAGACTCATCACAGAACGAAGCTGATCCTGGGGCATCTGCTGCATACCAACCAGAAGCCTGCAGCAATGGCCGACACCGCCTTGCCACTTCTCGACCAGCTCATCAACCAGCCGCCATCCTCGAAGATTAAAATACCCAACGCAAAAGTCAGCCCGTTCGGACAATCCCATTGCTTCTGAAAGAGCAGTCAGAAGATGATTATCGATGTTATCAAATACCTGGGGCATGATAGTCCTCCTTGCGGTTCTCCGGGGTATTCGTGGTCGTGGAAAATACTGATGTATACCTGTAGGTTACATACAGGTCGGTCGATAGCCACTTTTCGGAATCGCTCATGGCGGATGGTTTTCTGGGAGGGACAACTGCCTTCCCTGCTCAATTTGTTGAGAGTTGACTTTTTTATCTTTAGATAAAAGGTTAAATCTTGATGGTCAGAATATCACTTAACCTTCCATAATCAGAAGCACATTTCCATCTACGGGCAGGAATCAATCCAATGTACCTTATAATGATTTTTTAGTTTACAGTTAGCGACTGTTGCTGTCAAGCGCTTTTCCCGGAGGGGACATCATTACGTAACAACGCTTGCCGAGATTTCTCCTGTCCTGCTGTCCCCCGGAGTGCTTCCAGGGCTCTGGGAAGGAGCAGAAACAACCATGCTTCGGGAGGTGGTGAGCATCTACCTTCTGCTGAGATTATTAT
Above is a window of bacterium DNA encoding:
- a CDS encoding helicase-related protein, giving the protein MPQVFDNIDNHLLTALSEAMGLSERADFCVGYFNLRGWRLVDELVEKWQGGVGHCCRLLVGMQQMPQDQLRSVMSLLPGQDQIDQGTALVLKRRLAQDFRDQLMIGIPTNEDEAGLRRLANQITANKLVVKLFLRYPLHAKLYLLFRQDPINPKIGYLGSSNLTLAGLCKQGELNIDVLDHDACDKLAQWFEKRWNDRFCLDISKELVEIINSSWARPEPIPPYHIYVKMAYHLSQEARAGLTEFRIPSDFGDTLFEFQKAAVKIAAHHLNKRGGVMIGDVVGLGKTLMATALARIFEDDHGVETLIICPKNLVSMWEDYRQQYRLRAKVLSITNVQRELPDLPRYRLVLIDESHNLRNREGKRYRFIADYISSNDSRVILLSATPYNKTYIDLSNQLRLFIDEQEDIGVRPERLLRELGETEFIRRHQCPVRSLAAFEKSEYADDWRDLMRLYLVRRTRSFIQGNYAKLDPACNRKCLEFIDGTRSYFPTRVPKTVKFVINPGDKKDQYARLFADNVVNTVNHLALPRYGLGNYQKPTPHKPPAPDEAKILADLSRAGSHLKGFCRTNLFKRLESSGHAFILSLERHILRNYIFLHAIENDLLLPIGTQDIGLLDTWATDEDSDLWNPAGDEDDDSTSDPIRQVGQALTEDDFARRAAGVYNMYASHFRRRFKWLRADLFGNALAKDLRNDANALMSVLTLAGPWDPDRDEKLHALINLLAKQHPQDKVLIFTQFADTVNYLESQLKGRGIAAVAGVTGDSADPTAIACRFSPVSNNKRDKVSASDELRIVLATDVLSEGQNLQDCAIIVNYDLPWAIIRLIQRAGRVDRIGQKADSILCYSFLPADGVERIIRLRSRVRQRLRENAEVVGTDEAFFDDEKDDLPLIDIYNEKSGILDGDDDTEVDLASYAYQIWKNAIDQDPKLEKVITALPNVVYSTRPYQPTHDQPEGTLVYLRTTTGHDALAWIDKAGRSVTESQFAILKAAECLPDTPALPRHEQHHAMVAQGVKLIIETGKSVGGQLGRPSGARFRTYERLKTYTDNCKGILFSAMPELMKAIEDIYKYPLLQSAIDILNRQLKSGITNEALAELVISLRQDGRLCRVSEDEESTEPQVICSMGLAKPDGEN